From Ictidomys tridecemlineatus isolate mIctTri1 chromosome 2, mIctTri1.hap1, whole genome shotgun sequence, the proteins below share one genomic window:
- the Plin5 gene encoding perilipin-5 isoform X3, with the protein MRPLRPPNPTCVSRTSSAAKDRHPLLGSACRLAEHCLGGLTSRALGRAQPLLDRLQPQLATVNDLACRGLDKVEEKLPLLQQPSDEVVTSAKDAVARSVTGVVDLAWRSRRWSVELKRSVSHALDTVLDKSEELVDHFLPMSEEELAALAAEAQSPEVGSVEDQRRQQGYFVRLGSLSAKIRHLAYEHSLGKLRQSRLRAQDALGQLQEALELIHRSQSGAGPSPAAQPGKDQRPLENGRRRSQAELETLVLSRSLTLELRSTVEALEASVRGLPAGAQAKVAEVRRSVDALQAAFADARSFGDVPAAALAEGRGRVARAHACVDELLELVVQTVPLPWLVGPFAPILMERSEPLLGLEDWVDEVVGDPDPRWAHMDWPAQQRAWQAEHGDGTGLPGGASVEEPEAPRRQVKHTLMPELDF; encoded by the exons ATGAGGCCTCTCAGGCCCCCCAACCCAACTTGTGTGAGCAGGACCAGCAG CGCCGCCAAGGACAGGCACCCGCTGCTGGGCTCCGCCTGCCGCCTGGCGGAGCACTGCCTGGGGGGCCTCACCAGCCGGGCCCTGGGCCGCGCGCAGCCGCTGCTGGACCGCCTGCAGCCTCAGC TGGCCACAGTGAATGACCTCGCCTGCAGGGGCCTGGACAAAGTGGAGGAGAAGCTGCCCCTTCTCCAGCAGCCTTCAGACGAG GTGGTGACCTCGGCCAAGGACGCGGTGGCTCGTAGTGTCACAGGCGTGGTGGACCTGGCCTGGCGGAGCCGCCGCTGGAGTGTGGAGCTGAAGCGCTCTGTGAGCCACGCCCTGGACACTGTGCTGGACAAGTCCGAGGAGCTGGTGGACCACTTCCTGCCCATGTCggaggaggagctgg CGGCGCTGgcagctgaggcccagagcccagaggtgGGCTCCGTGGAGGACCAGAGGAGGCAGCAGGGCTACTTCGTGCGTCTGGGCTCCCTGTCGGCGAAGATCCGCCACCTGGCCTACGAGCACtccctggggaaactgaggcagagccGACTCCGGGCCCAGGACGCCCTGGGCCAgctgcaggaggccctggagcTG ATCCACCGATCGCAGAGCGGGGCCGGCCCCTCCCCTGCAGCCCAGCCTGGGAAGGACCAGCGTCCCCTGGAGAATGGACGCAGGCGCAGCCAG GCGGAGCTGGAGACCCTGGTGCTGTCGCGCAGCCTGACCCTGGAGCTCCGGAGCACGGTGGAGGCGCTCGAGGCCAGCGTGCGGGGCCTGCCCGCCGGCGCCCAGGCGAAGGTGGCGGAGGTGCGGCGCAGCGTGGACGCCCTGCAGGCCGCCTTCGCCGACGCCCGCTCCTTTGGGGACGTGCCAGCGGCCGCGCTGGCCGAGGGTCGGGGCCGCGTGGCCAGGGCTCACGCCTGCGTGGACGAGCTGCTGGAGCTGGTGGTGCAGACCGTGCCGCTGCCCTGGCTCGTGGGGCCCTTCGCGCCCATCCTCATGGAGCGGTCCGAGCCCCTGCTTGGCCTGGAGGACTGGGTGGACGAGGTGGTGGGTGACCCCGACCCGCGCTGGGCGCACATGGACTGGCCAGCCCAGCAGAGGGCCTGGCAGGCCGAGCACGGCGACGGGACGGGCCTCCCCGGGGGCGCCAGCGTGGAGGAGCCCGAGGCCCCCCGGCGCCAGGTCAAGCACACGCTGATGCCGGAGCTGGACTTCTAG
- the Plin5 gene encoding perilipin-5 isoform X4, with product MSEDEASQAPQPNLCEQDQQRRQGQAPAAGLRLPPGGALPGGPHQPGPGPRAAAAGPPAASAGLDKVEEKLPLLQQPSDEVVTSAKDAVARSVTGVVDLAWRSRRWSVELKRSVSHALDTVLDKSEELVDHFLPMSEEELAALAAEAQSPEVGSVEDQRRQQGYFVRLGSLSAKIRHLAYEHSLGKLRQSRLRAQDALGQLQEALELIHRSQSGAGPSPAAQPGKDQRPLENGRRRSQAELETLVLSRSLTLELRSTVEALEASVRGLPAGAQAKVAEVRRSVDALQAAFADARSFGDVPAAALAEGRGRVARAHACVDELLELVVQTVPLPWLVGPFAPILMERSEPLLGLEDWVDEVVGDPDPRWAHMDWPAQQRAWQAEHGDGTGLPGGASVEEPEAPRRQVKHTLMPELDF from the exons ATGTCTGAGGATGAGGCCTCTCAGGCCCCCCAACCCAACTTGTGTGAGCAGGACCAGCAG CGCCGCCAAGGACAGGCACCCGCTGCTGGGCTCCGCCTGCCGCCTGGCGGAGCACTGCCTGGGGGGCCTCACCAGCCGGGCCCTGGGCCGCGCGCAGCCGCTGCTGGACCGCCTGCAGCCTCAGC GGGCCTGGACAAAGTGGAGGAGAAGCTGCCCCTTCTCCAGCAGCCTTCAGACGAG GTGGTGACCTCGGCCAAGGACGCGGTGGCTCGTAGTGTCACAGGCGTGGTGGACCTGGCCTGGCGGAGCCGCCGCTGGAGTGTGGAGCTGAAGCGCTCTGTGAGCCACGCCCTGGACACTGTGCTGGACAAGTCCGAGGAGCTGGTGGACCACTTCCTGCCCATGTCggaggaggagctgg CGGCGCTGgcagctgaggcccagagcccagaggtgGGCTCCGTGGAGGACCAGAGGAGGCAGCAGGGCTACTTCGTGCGTCTGGGCTCCCTGTCGGCGAAGATCCGCCACCTGGCCTACGAGCACtccctggggaaactgaggcagagccGACTCCGGGCCCAGGACGCCCTGGGCCAgctgcaggaggccctggagcTG ATCCACCGATCGCAGAGCGGGGCCGGCCCCTCCCCTGCAGCCCAGCCTGGGAAGGACCAGCGTCCCCTGGAGAATGGACGCAGGCGCAGCCAG GCGGAGCTGGAGACCCTGGTGCTGTCGCGCAGCCTGACCCTGGAGCTCCGGAGCACGGTGGAGGCGCTCGAGGCCAGCGTGCGGGGCCTGCCCGCCGGCGCCCAGGCGAAGGTGGCGGAGGTGCGGCGCAGCGTGGACGCCCTGCAGGCCGCCTTCGCCGACGCCCGCTCCTTTGGGGACGTGCCAGCGGCCGCGCTGGCCGAGGGTCGGGGCCGCGTGGCCAGGGCTCACGCCTGCGTGGACGAGCTGCTGGAGCTGGTGGTGCAGACCGTGCCGCTGCCCTGGCTCGTGGGGCCCTTCGCGCCCATCCTCATGGAGCGGTCCGAGCCCCTGCTTGGCCTGGAGGACTGGGTGGACGAGGTGGTGGGTGACCCCGACCCGCGCTGGGCGCACATGGACTGGCCAGCCCAGCAGAGGGCCTGGCAGGCCGAGCACGGCGACGGGACGGGCCTCCCCGGGGGCGCCAGCGTGGAGGAGCCCGAGGCCCCCCGGCGCCAGGTCAAGCACACGCTGATGCCGGAGCTGGACTTCTAG
- the Plin5 gene encoding perilipin-5 isoform X2, with translation MSEDEASQAPQPNLCEQDQQRRQGQAPAAGLRLPPGGALPGGPHQPGPGPRAAAAGPPAASAPPSLCIPACVPLSSPLPSVATVNDLACRGLDKVEEKLPLLQQPSDEVVTSAKDAVARSVTGVVDLAWRSRRWSVELKRSVSHALDTVLDKSEELVDHFLPMSEEELAALAAEAQSPEVGSVEDQRRQQGYFVRLGSLSAKIRHLAYEHSLGKLRQSRLRAQDALGQLQEALELIHRSQSGAGPSPAAQPGKDQRPLENGRRRSQAELETLVLSRSLTLELRSTVEALEASVRGLPAGAQAKVAEVRRSVDALQAAFADARSFGDVPAAALAEGRGRVARAHACVDELLELVVQTVPLPWLVGPFAPILMERSEPLLGLEDWVDEVVGDPDPRWAHMDWPAQQRAWQAEHGDGTGLPGGASVEEPEAPRRQVKHTLMPELDF, from the exons ATGTCTGAGGATGAGGCCTCTCAGGCCCCCCAACCCAACTTGTGTGAGCAGGACCAGCAG CGCCGCCAAGGACAGGCACCCGCTGCTGGGCTCCGCCTGCCGCCTGGCGGAGCACTGCCTGGGGGGCCTCACCAGCCGGGCCCTGGGCCGCGCGCAGCCGCTGCTGGACCGCCTGCAGCCTCAGC CCCGCCCTCCCTCTGCATCCCTGCCTGtgtccctctctcctcacccctcCCCTCAGTGGCCACAGTGAATGACCTCGCCTGCAGGGGCCTGGACAAAGTGGAGGAGAAGCTGCCCCTTCTCCAGCAGCCTTCAGACGAG GTGGTGACCTCGGCCAAGGACGCGGTGGCTCGTAGTGTCACAGGCGTGGTGGACCTGGCCTGGCGGAGCCGCCGCTGGAGTGTGGAGCTGAAGCGCTCTGTGAGCCACGCCCTGGACACTGTGCTGGACAAGTCCGAGGAGCTGGTGGACCACTTCCTGCCCATGTCggaggaggagctgg CGGCGCTGgcagctgaggcccagagcccagaggtgGGCTCCGTGGAGGACCAGAGGAGGCAGCAGGGCTACTTCGTGCGTCTGGGCTCCCTGTCGGCGAAGATCCGCCACCTGGCCTACGAGCACtccctggggaaactgaggcagagccGACTCCGGGCCCAGGACGCCCTGGGCCAgctgcaggaggccctggagcTG ATCCACCGATCGCAGAGCGGGGCCGGCCCCTCCCCTGCAGCCCAGCCTGGGAAGGACCAGCGTCCCCTGGAGAATGGACGCAGGCGCAGCCAG GCGGAGCTGGAGACCCTGGTGCTGTCGCGCAGCCTGACCCTGGAGCTCCGGAGCACGGTGGAGGCGCTCGAGGCCAGCGTGCGGGGCCTGCCCGCCGGCGCCCAGGCGAAGGTGGCGGAGGTGCGGCGCAGCGTGGACGCCCTGCAGGCCGCCTTCGCCGACGCCCGCTCCTTTGGGGACGTGCCAGCGGCCGCGCTGGCCGAGGGTCGGGGCCGCGTGGCCAGGGCTCACGCCTGCGTGGACGAGCTGCTGGAGCTGGTGGTGCAGACCGTGCCGCTGCCCTGGCTCGTGGGGCCCTTCGCGCCCATCCTCATGGAGCGGTCCGAGCCCCTGCTTGGCCTGGAGGACTGGGTGGACGAGGTGGTGGGTGACCCCGACCCGCGCTGGGCGCACATGGACTGGCCAGCCCAGCAGAGGGCCTGGCAGGCCGAGCACGGCGACGGGACGGGCCTCCCCGGGGGCGCCAGCGTGGAGGAGCCCGAGGCCCCCCGGCGCCAGGTCAAGCACACGCTGATGCCGGAGCTGGACTTCTAG
- the Plin5 gene encoding perilipin-5 isoform X1, which produces MSEDEASQAPQPNLCEQDQQSVVQRVAALPLVRSTCTAISGAYSAAKDRHPLLGSACRLAEHCLGGLTSRALGRAQPLLDRLQPQLATVNDLACRGLDKVEEKLPLLQQPSDEVVTSAKDAVARSVTGVVDLAWRSRRWSVELKRSVSHALDTVLDKSEELVDHFLPMSEEELAALAAEAQSPEVGSVEDQRRQQGYFVRLGSLSAKIRHLAYEHSLGKLRQSRLRAQDALGQLQEALELIHRSQSGAGPSPAAQPGKDQRPLENGRRRSQAELETLVLSRSLTLELRSTVEALEASVRGLPAGAQAKVAEVRRSVDALQAAFADARSFGDVPAAALAEGRGRVARAHACVDELLELVVQTVPLPWLVGPFAPILMERSEPLLGLEDWVDEVVGDPDPRWAHMDWPAQQRAWQAEHGDGTGLPGGASVEEPEAPRRQVKHTLMPELDF; this is translated from the exons ATGTCTGAGGATGAGGCCTCTCAGGCCCCCCAACCCAACTTGTGTGAGCAGGACCAGCAG AGCGTGGTGCAGCGGGTGGCGGCACTGCCCCTGGTCAGGAGCACCTGCACAGCCATCTCTGGGGCCTACAGCGCCGCCAAGGACAGGCACCCGCTGCTGGGCTCCGCCTGCCGCCTGGCGGAGCACTGCCTGGGGGGCCTCACCAGCCGGGCCCTGGGCCGCGCGCAGCCGCTGCTGGACCGCCTGCAGCCTCAGC TGGCCACAGTGAATGACCTCGCCTGCAGGGGCCTGGACAAAGTGGAGGAGAAGCTGCCCCTTCTCCAGCAGCCTTCAGACGAG GTGGTGACCTCGGCCAAGGACGCGGTGGCTCGTAGTGTCACAGGCGTGGTGGACCTGGCCTGGCGGAGCCGCCGCTGGAGTGTGGAGCTGAAGCGCTCTGTGAGCCACGCCCTGGACACTGTGCTGGACAAGTCCGAGGAGCTGGTGGACCACTTCCTGCCCATGTCggaggaggagctgg CGGCGCTGgcagctgaggcccagagcccagaggtgGGCTCCGTGGAGGACCAGAGGAGGCAGCAGGGCTACTTCGTGCGTCTGGGCTCCCTGTCGGCGAAGATCCGCCACCTGGCCTACGAGCACtccctggggaaactgaggcagagccGACTCCGGGCCCAGGACGCCCTGGGCCAgctgcaggaggccctggagcTG ATCCACCGATCGCAGAGCGGGGCCGGCCCCTCCCCTGCAGCCCAGCCTGGGAAGGACCAGCGTCCCCTGGAGAATGGACGCAGGCGCAGCCAG GCGGAGCTGGAGACCCTGGTGCTGTCGCGCAGCCTGACCCTGGAGCTCCGGAGCACGGTGGAGGCGCTCGAGGCCAGCGTGCGGGGCCTGCCCGCCGGCGCCCAGGCGAAGGTGGCGGAGGTGCGGCGCAGCGTGGACGCCCTGCAGGCCGCCTTCGCCGACGCCCGCTCCTTTGGGGACGTGCCAGCGGCCGCGCTGGCCGAGGGTCGGGGCCGCGTGGCCAGGGCTCACGCCTGCGTGGACGAGCTGCTGGAGCTGGTGGTGCAGACCGTGCCGCTGCCCTGGCTCGTGGGGCCCTTCGCGCCCATCCTCATGGAGCGGTCCGAGCCCCTGCTTGGCCTGGAGGACTGGGTGGACGAGGTGGTGGGTGACCCCGACCCGCGCTGGGCGCACATGGACTGGCCAGCCCAGCAGAGGGCCTGGCAGGCCGAGCACGGCGACGGGACGGGCCTCCCCGGGGGCGCCAGCGTGGAGGAGCCCGAGGCCCCCCGGCGCCAGGTCAAGCACACGCTGATGCCGGAGCTGGACTTCTAG